The Deinococcus fonticola genome has a segment encoding these proteins:
- a CDS encoding helix-turn-helix domain-containing protein produces the protein MTATHWTLAQTLQRRGITTHALIKASGLSKGTVYDIVNGKSQGITLETVDKLLDGLEQLTGQRMALDAVLDRTEPEDPYAHLFVDAKPYDHEEARKHLVPWTAEELAEDEQYWAALAQEKKERREKPDKTMQELSEIFGKNSGDMDESA, from the coding sequence ATGACGGCGACTCACTGGACTCTGGCACAAACCCTGCAAAGGCGCGGGATCACCACCCACGCCCTCATCAAGGCCAGCGGCCTGTCCAAGGGAACGGTCTACGACATCGTGAACGGCAAAAGCCAGGGCATCACCCTGGAGACCGTGGACAAACTCCTGGACGGACTGGAGCAACTGACCGGGCAACGCATGGCCCTTGACGCCGTCCTAGACCGCACGGAACCCGAAGACCCCTATGCCCACCTGTTCGTGGATGCCAAACCCTACGACCACGAGGAAGCCCGCAAGCACCTGGTGCCCTGGACAGCCGAAGAACTGGCCGAAGATGAACAATACTGGGCAGCACTGGCACAAGAGAAGAAGGAACGCCGGGAAAAACCCGATAAGACCATGCAGGAACTCAGTGAAATCTTCGGGAAAAACAGCGGCGACATGGACGAGTCCGCATGA